Proteins co-encoded in one Erinaceus europaeus chromosome X, mEriEur2.1, whole genome shotgun sequence genomic window:
- the ZCCHC13 gene encoding zinc finger CCHC domain-containing protein 13 has protein sequence MNNKECFKCGRFGHWARGCPRGGLRGRGVRGRGRGSQSYSTTLTDICYRCGESGHHAKNCDLLEDICYNCGRSGHIAKDCTEPKREREQCCYTCGRPGHLARDCDHQEEQKCYSCGEYGHIQKDCTQVKCYRCGETGHVAVNCNKASEVNCYRCGESGHLARECPIEATA, from the coding sequence ATGAACAATAAAGAGTGCTTCAAGTGTGGACGTTTTGGACACTGGGCTCGTGGATGCCCTCGAGGAGGACTGCGAGGGCGTGGAGTTAGAGGCCGTGGCAGAGGGTCTCAAAGCTATTCCACCACCCTAACTGACATCTGTTATCGTTGTGGTGAGTCTGGTCATCATGCTAAAAACTGCGACCTTCTGGAGGATATCTGCTACAACTGTGGGAGAAGTGGCCACATCGCCAAAGATTGTACTGAGCCTAAGCGCGAGAGAGAGCAATGCTGTTATACATGTGGCAGACCAGGTCACCTGGCTCGTGATTGTGATCATCAGGAAGAACAGAAGTGCTACTCTTGTGGCGAATATGGTCACATTCAGAAGGACTGTACCCAAGTCAAGTGCTACCGATGTGGTGAGACCGGCCATGTGGCCGTCAACTGCAACAAGGCCAGCGAAGTCAATTGCTATCGTTGTGGAGAATCTGGACATCTAGCCAGGGAATGTCCAATTGAAGCTACTGCTTAA